A stretch of DNA from Ciona intestinalis chromosome 8, KH, whole genome shotgun sequence:
TCTTGTCCTCGTTTTCACGAAAAACTGCCAACTATGTGAAAGATCTGTTGGAACGTCACTTTATATGAAGCTTTCCTAAGAAAGTTATGGAGAAAAGACGCTTTTCATTCTGACATAATGAGaaaatgtatcttatttatcaTTGAGTGACGGGAAACTTTTTAACAGGGTGTCATATTTCATAAACATCGTGCTGGTTTGCatgttactacatatgtaaatttgtacGTAGCTTTGTCGCATATAACATATTAGGGTATGTATATCATACATATCTATCTTAGACTTACCGACTGTAGAACTGCAACCAGGTGactgttttgtattattaGCAATTTAAACAAGTATATGCCTAGTATTACACCCACCACAATACatctacaatggtagcagcaaacCCAGTGTCTTCTGATGAAGAAACCGTCGCCCTAATGTCCGGCCAATGCGTCTCCTTCTCACGCCTGTTGTTAGCATGTTGTGATTCTAGTGTGACACGACAAAGAGCGCAAAAAGTAGGCTACACTTGAGCCATAACCCACTTAAGCTTACTCTGAACATTTACATAGCTATAAAGGCAAACGAGCGTTTCTATAAACCCTTTGGTGATGTCACATTCCCGATTCAAGGAAAATAATGACTGACAGCAACACCGCGAAATAAAAAGAACTTCCAAGCAGTAGTCATAAaggttttctaaaaaaaacaggagCAAAAGCAATTACTCTGAAGTATGCTTAGTGTATAAAAAGAGCCTTATTTCAGGATTCGGCATTTAGTTTCTTGTCTTAACTCAACAAGATGAGAGTTGCTTGCTTCTTAGCTCTTTTGATCGTAAATGTAGATGGTTGGATATTCGGTGGACATGACCATGGTACAAGTGGTGGTGAGCGAATTGAAATAGGAAGTGGTGGTGATCACGGTCATGCGTGCACATGCGCCGGTCCAGGTGCTGATGGAAATGGTGGTCTTGGTGGTGGACTTAATATAGGCGTTAACGGGGGCGGCAATGGTGGCGCTTCAGGCGGTGGAAACGGCGGAATCAACGTCGACCTTACTGGTTCAGGTGGCGGTAACGGCGGTGCCTCTGTTGGTGGAAACGGTGGAGGTTCCGGAGGTGGTTGGTTCAATGGTGGTCTTGGTGCTTCCGTGGATCTCCCACTTCTTGGACCAATTGGTGCTAACATCGGTGGCAATTTAGGTGGTAACGGCGGTGCTTCCGGTGGTGCTTCTGGGGGTGGAAACGGTGGTCTTGGCGGTGGTCTCGGGGCTTCCGTAGATCTTCCGCTCCTTGGACCAATTGGTGCCAACATTGGTGGCAACATCGGCGGCAACGGCGGTGCTTCAGCTGGTGGAAACGGTGGAGCTTCTGGGGGTGGAAACGGTGGTGGTTGGTTCAATGGTGGCCTTGGTGCTTCCGTGGATGTCCCACTTCTTGGACCAATTGGTGCCAACATCGGTGGCAATTTAGGTGGCAACGGTGGTGCTTCCGGTAGTGGAAACGGTGGAGCTTCCGGGGGTGGTAACGGTGGACTTGGCGGTGGTCTCGGTGCTTCCGTAGATCTTCCACTGCTTGGACCAATTGGTGCCAACATTGGTGGCAACATCGGCGGTAACGGCGGTGCTTCTGGTGGTGCTTCAGCTGGTGGAAACGGTGGAGCTTCAACTGGTGGAAACGGTGGTGGTTGGTTCAATGGTGGCCTTGGTGCTTCCGTGGATGTCCCACTTCTTGGACCAATTGGTGCCAACATCGGTGGCAATTTAGGTGGCAACGGTGGTGCTTCTGCTGGTGGAAACGGTGGACTCGGCGGTGGTCTCGGGGCTTCCGTAGATCTCCCACTCCTTGGACCAATTGGTGCCAACATTGGTGGCAACATCGGTGGTAACGGCGGTGGTAACGGTGGTGCTTCAGCTGGTGGAAATGGCGGAATCAACGTCGACCTTACTGGTTCAGGTGGCGGTAACGGCGGTGCTTCTATTAGTGGAAACGGTGGAGCTTCTGGAGGTGGTTGGTTCAATGGTGGCCTTGGTGCTTCCGTGGATGTCCCACTTCTTGGACCAATTGGTGCTAACATCGGTGGCAATTTAGGTGGTAACGGCGGTGCTTCCGGTGGTGCTTCTGGGGGTGGAAACGGTGGAATCGGCGGTGGTCTCGGTGCTTCCGT
This window harbors:
- the LOC100183069 gene encoding glycine-rich cell wall structural protein-like isoform X2; its protein translation is MRVACFLALLIVNVDGWIFGGHDHGTSGGERIEIGSGGDHGHACTCAGPGADGNGGLGGGLNIGVNGGGNGGASGGGNGGINVDLTGSGGGNGGASVGGNGGGSGGGWFNGGLGASVDLPLLGPIGANIGGNLGGNGGASGGASGGGNGGLGGGLGASVDLPLLGPIGANIGGNIGGNGGASAGGNGGASGGGNGGGWFNGGLGASVDVPLLGPIGANIGGNLGGNGGASAGGNGGLGGGLGASVDLPLLGPIGANIGGNIGGNGGGNGGASAGGNGGINVDLTGSGGGNGGASISGNGGASGGGWFNGGLGASVDVPLLGPIGANIGGNLGGNGGASGGASGGGNGGIGGGLGASVDLPLLGPIGANIGGNIGGNGGASAGGNGGASAGGNGGGSGGGWFGGGLGASVDVPIIGPIGANIGGNLGGNGGASAGGNGGASAGGNGGLGAGLGASVDLPLVGPIGANIGANVGGNGGGSSGGSGGGFSWNNKRLQAAIADELDNYIEDLLQ
- the LOC100183069 gene encoding glycine-rich cell wall structural protein-like isoform X4, which encodes MRVACFLALLIVNVDGWIFGGHDHGTSGGERIEIGSGGDHGHACTCAGPGADGNGGLGGGLNIGVNGGGNGGASGGGNGGINVDLTGSGGGNGGASVGGNGGGSGGGWFNGGLGASVDLPLLGPIGANIGGNLGGNGGASGGASGGGNGGLGGGLGASVDLPLLGPIGANIGGNIGGNGGASAGGNGGASGGGNGGGWFNGGLGASVDVPLLGPIGANIGGNLGGNGGASGSGNGGASGGGNGGLGGGLGASVDLPLLGPIGANIGGNIGGNGGASGGASAGGNGGASTGGNGGGWFNGGLGASVDVPLLGPIGANIGGNLGGNGGASAGGNGGLGGGLGASVDLPLLGPIGANIGGNIGGNGGASAGGNGGASAGGNGGGSGGGWFGGGLGASVDVPIIGPIGANIGGNLGGNGGASAGGNGGASAGGNGGLGAGLGASVDLPLVGPIGANIGANVGGNGGGSSGGSGGGFSWNNKRLQAAIADELDNYIEDLLQ
- the LOC100183069 gene encoding glycine-rich cell wall structural protein-like isoform X1; the encoded protein is MRVACFLALLIVNVDGWIFGGHDHGTSGGERIEIGSGGDHGHACTCAGPGADGNGGLGGGLNIGVNGGGNGGASGGGNGGINVDLTGSGGGNGGASVGGNGGGSGGGWFNGGLGASVDLPLLGPIGANIGGNLGGNGGASGGASGGGNGGLGGGLGASVDLPLLGPIGANIGGNIGGNGGASAGGNGGASGGGNGGGWFNGGLGASVDVPLLGPIGANIGGNLGGNGGASGSGNGGASGGGNGGLGGGLGASVDLPLLGPIGANIGGNIGGNGGASGGASAGGNGGASTGGNGGGWFNGGLGASVDVPLLGPIGANIGGNLGGNGGASAGGNGGLGGGLGASVDLPLLGPIGANIGGNIGGNGGGNGGASAGGNGGINVDLTGSGGGNGGASISGNGGASGGGWFNGGLGASVDVPLLGPIGANIGGNLGGNGGASGGASGGGNGGIGGGLGASVDLPLLGPIGANIGGNIGGNGGASAGGNGGASAGGNGGGSGGGWFGGGLGASVDVPIIGPIGANIGGNLGGNGGASAGGNGGASAGGNGGLGAGLGASVDLPLVGPIGANIGANVGGNGGGSSGGSGGGFSWNNKRLQAAIADELDNYIEDLLQ
- the LOC100183069 gene encoding glycine-rich cell wall structural protein-like isoform X3; the encoded protein is MRVACFLALLIVNVDGWIFGGHDHGTSGGERIEIGSGGDHGHACTCAGPGADGNGGLGGGLNIGVNGGGNGGASGGGNGGINVDLTGSGGGNGGASVGGNGGGSGGGWFNGGLGASVDLPLLGPIGANIGGNLGGNGGASGGASGGGNGGLGGGLGASVDLPLLGPIGANIGGNIGGNGGASAGGNGGASGGGNGGGWFNGGLGASVDVPLLGPIGANIGGNLGGNGGASGSGNGGASGGGNGGLGGGLGASVDLPLLGPIGANIGGNIGGNGGASGGASAGGNGGASTGGNGGGWFNGGLGASVDVPLLGPIGANIGGNLGGNGGASGGASGGGNGGIGGGLGASVDLPLLGPIGANIGGNIGGNGGASAGGNGGASAGGNGGGSGGGWFGGGLGASVDVPIIGPIGANIGGNLGGNGGASAGGNGGASAGGNGGLGAGLGASVDLPLVGPIGANIGANVGGNGGGSSGGSGGGFSWNNKRLQAAIADELDNYIEDLLQ